The following are from one region of the Bacillus methanolicus MGA3 genome:
- the cphA gene encoding cyanophycin synthetase codes for MKINRVRYLKGPNYFSLRPAIWIELDIEELELLPSNAIPGFTDRLLELIPSLKTHTCSLGYQGGFIDRLREGTWMGHILEHVAIELQVLAGIDAKRGKTITSNKKGIYYITYDYQEPKSGFHAFKSAMEIIEKILKGQRLIPIQKYISQISDLYSNNKLGPSTQAIFDAAMNSKIPVERIGTDSLLRLGTGSKQKFVQATITSQTSVLAVERACDKQVTKMILSSCGVPVPKGEVVTSLTEIFKASERIGFPLVIKPLKGRQGQGVITNIRNKDELFNVVNCLDKHVKEFIIERYYDGNDYRLLVINNKFAAASLRTPPFVIGNGQDTIRRLIELENENPKRGDGHEKPMSKIPLDFTVSCYLEKFDLTLDSVPDKGQIVQVVGNANLSTGGQAIDVTDDVHPSIKEMAITAAKAIGLDVAGIDFICKDITKPLNHKEAVVVEVNAAPGIRMHHFPSKGKKRDVGKEIVKYLFKNREQASIPIISVTGTNGKTTTSRLIKHLIEKENFTVGMANSDGVYIGSQCIDEGDCSGPISARMVLSNPNVELAVLETARGGILREGLAFRYCDVGIVTNVSEDHLGQDGIETFEQLVKLKRLIPEVVIEGGYCVLNADDPEVVKMADYTKGNIIFTSINADNPYINEAAVNGGIAWYLDHKGWIVHVSKNIKTKFLPSQEIPITINGTAKHNIANLLQALAAAHSQGISISQLKERVLSFEPDFKQSKGRFNKISKNGREIVVDYAHNVAGLMAIYDTIKELKKNRIITVLSAPGDRNNNEVANLAKIAAKNSDLLVIKEDRELRGRAPFEIAGIMRDAAIQEGIGSENIYIIRNELAAFAEAWELSREGDLLLFSYEEFSSITQFLSMVHEKQTILNKKRSG; via the coding sequence ATGAAGATCAACCGAGTAAGGTATTTGAAAGGCCCAAATTATTTCAGTTTAAGGCCTGCTATTTGGATTGAACTGGATATAGAGGAACTTGAATTACTCCCTTCAAATGCTATTCCCGGATTTACAGACAGACTTTTAGAACTTATCCCAAGCCTAAAAACACATACGTGCTCGCTCGGGTATCAAGGCGGCTTTATTGATCGGTTAAGAGAAGGCACCTGGATGGGACATATACTCGAGCATGTGGCAATCGAACTTCAAGTTCTTGCCGGCATTGATGCAAAACGAGGTAAAACGATTACAAGCAATAAAAAAGGCATCTATTATATCACTTATGATTATCAAGAGCCAAAATCCGGATTCCATGCCTTTAAATCAGCAATGGAAATTATAGAAAAAATATTAAAGGGTCAACGTTTAATTCCAATCCAAAAGTACATTTCACAAATTTCAGACCTTTATTCTAATAACAAACTTGGACCGAGTACGCAGGCAATTTTTGATGCGGCAATGAATTCGAAAATTCCTGTAGAAAGAATAGGAACCGACAGTTTGCTCAGGCTTGGAACTGGATCAAAGCAAAAATTTGTCCAAGCCACGATTACAAGTCAGACTTCCGTTCTTGCTGTAGAGAGAGCTTGTGATAAGCAGGTGACGAAGATGATTCTTTCAAGTTGTGGTGTTCCTGTCCCTAAAGGGGAAGTTGTCACTTCGTTGACTGAAATCTTTAAGGCCTCTGAAAGAATCGGTTTTCCGCTTGTTATAAAACCTCTTAAAGGGAGACAAGGGCAAGGAGTTATTACAAATATTAGAAATAAAGATGAGCTATTCAATGTTGTAAATTGTTTAGATAAACATGTGAAAGAATTTATTATTGAGCGTTATTATGACGGAAATGATTACAGGCTTTTAGTTATTAATAATAAATTCGCAGCAGCAAGCCTTCGGACCCCGCCATTTGTGATTGGAAACGGACAGGATACGATTCGGAGATTAATTGAACTTGAAAATGAAAATCCTAAGCGCGGAGATGGGCATGAAAAACCGATGTCAAAAATTCCGCTTGATTTTACAGTATCATGTTATCTTGAAAAATTTGATTTAACACTTGATTCTGTTCCGGATAAAGGCCAGATCGTGCAGGTGGTCGGAAATGCTAATTTATCTACTGGGGGACAAGCAATTGATGTAACGGACGATGTCCACCCTTCAATAAAAGAGATGGCTATCACGGCTGCGAAGGCCATTGGACTTGATGTTGCGGGAATTGATTTTATCTGTAAGGACATAACAAAACCGTTAAATCACAAAGAAGCAGTGGTCGTTGAAGTAAATGCGGCACCGGGAATCCGTATGCACCATTTTCCGAGTAAAGGCAAAAAAAGAGATGTTGGCAAAGAAATTGTTAAATATCTTTTTAAAAACAGGGAGCAAGCAAGTATACCTATCATTTCTGTAACTGGTACGAATGGGAAAACGACTACTTCCCGATTGATCAAACATTTAATCGAAAAAGAAAATTTTACGGTTGGAATGGCCAATTCGGATGGGGTTTACATTGGAAGTCAATGTATTGATGAAGGAGATTGCAGCGGCCCAATAAGTGCAAGAATGGTTCTAAGCAATCCAAACGTTGAATTAGCAGTATTGGAGACAGCGAGGGGTGGAATTCTTCGTGAAGGTCTTGCATTTCGTTATTGTGATGTTGGAATCGTAACAAATGTGAGTGAAGACCATCTTGGACAGGATGGAATTGAAACGTTTGAGCAGCTTGTCAAGTTGAAAAGATTAATACCTGAAGTTGTGATTGAAGGGGGCTATTGTGTTTTAAATGCCGATGACCCTGAAGTGGTGAAAATGGCTGATTATACTAAAGGAAACATTATTTTTACGTCTATAAACGCTGATAACCCATATATTAATGAAGCAGCTGTTAATGGAGGTATCGCCTGGTATCTTGATCATAAAGGGTGGATTGTTCACGTATCGAAAAACATTAAAACAAAGTTCCTCCCTTCCCAGGAAATTCCAATTACGATAAACGGTACAGCTAAACATAATATTGCCAATTTATTGCAAGCTTTAGCCGCGGCACATTCTCAAGGCATTTCAATAAGTCAGTTAAAAGAAAGAGTTTTATCGTTCGAACCTGATTTTAAACAATCTAAAGGAAGATTTAATAAAATAAGCAAAAATGGGCGGGAAATTGTTGTCGACTATGCACATAACGTTGCCGGGTTAATGGCTATCTACGATACAATTAAGGAACTAAAAAAAAATCGCATCATCACCGTGCTTTCCGCACCAGGTGATAGAAATAACAATGAAGTCGCAAATCTGGCAAAAATTGCTGCTAAGAATTCGGATTTACTTGTTATTAAGGAGGATAGAGAGCTGAGAGGCAGGGCTCCGTTTGAAATTGCCGGTATCATGAGGGATGCCGCAATACAAGAAGGAATCGGGAGTGAAAATATTTATATAATTAGAAATGAATTAGCTGCGTTTGCAGAAGCATGGGAATTGTCAAGAGAAGGAGATCTCCTCCTCTTTTCATATGAAGAGTTTTCGAGTATAACTCAATTTCTTTCGATGGTTCATGAAAAACAAACCATTTTAAACAAAAAAAGAAGCGGCTAA
- a CDS encoding YjcZ family sporulation protein, whose protein sequence is MYGYGGYGYGCGHGYGGCGYGGTFALIVVLFILLIIVGAACFRY, encoded by the coding sequence ATGTACGGTTACGGCGGATACGGATATGGATGCGGACATGGATATGGCGGCTGCGGCTACGGCGGCACGTTTGCTCTGATCGTAGTATTGTTCATCCTGCTCATTATTGTAGGAGCAGCATGTTTCAGATATTAA
- a CDS encoding YjcZ family sporulation protein, with protein sequence MSDGYGGGFALLVVLFILLIIIGASCFCGGFGY encoded by the coding sequence ATGTCAGACGGATACGGCGGAGGATTTGCTCTCCTGGTTGTTCTGTTTATTTTATTGATTATTATTGGTGCGTCCTGTTTTTGCGGTGGATTTGGATATTAA
- a CDS encoding cell wall hydrolase: protein MNKVVLLLTIFLMTIQFFQIDQPKSYAQIRENVKVYEVEKGDTLFNIAVRSGISELELKQANFKKTDHIVPGEKLIIPEKKITDHEQDLLARLVHAEAKGEPYAGKIAVALVVLNRVKSDKFPDTIQEVIYEERQFEPVENGSINQPANEESKKAVKEAIALEGQDNGSLFFFNPEKTNSKWLRTRTVTTVIGNHRFAK, encoded by the coding sequence TTGAATAAAGTGGTTCTATTGCTAACGATCTTTTTGATGACAATACAATTTTTTCAAATAGATCAACCGAAATCATATGCGCAAATTCGTGAGAATGTAAAGGTGTACGAGGTCGAAAAAGGAGACACACTTTTCAATATTGCTGTAAGATCTGGAATTTCTGAATTGGAGCTTAAACAGGCAAATTTTAAAAAAACAGATCATATTGTGCCTGGTGAAAAGCTGATTATTCCTGAAAAAAAGATTACCGATCATGAACAAGATCTGCTTGCGAGATTAGTTCATGCGGAAGCAAAAGGAGAGCCGTATGCCGGTAAAATTGCCGTTGCCTTAGTTGTTTTGAACCGCGTTAAAAGCGATAAATTCCCTGATACCATTCAGGAAGTAATATATGAAGAACGGCAATTTGAGCCGGTCGAAAACGGTTCAATTAATCAACCGGCTAATGAAGAATCTAAAAAGGCAGTAAAAGAAGCGATTGCACTTGAAGGCCAGGATAATGGTTCACTTTTCTTTTTTAATCCTGAAAAAACGAACAGCAAATGGCTTCGTACAAGAACAGTAACAACTGTAATTGGAAATCACCGTTTTGCTAAGTAG
- a CDS encoding YueH family protein, with the protein MKIRKTIVNQNDTRVFVYENRKEEYTVVAIPDLEWSCLISYSETREEIVERLKESLSKALHENAEELVERIYVWTREM; encoded by the coding sequence ATGAAGATTCGAAAAACAATTGTAAATCAAAATGATACAAGAGTGTTTGTGTATGAAAATCGTAAAGAAGAATATACTGTCGTGGCGATTCCTGATCTAGAATGGTCATGTCTGATTTCTTACAGCGAAACTAGGGAAGAGATTGTTGAAAGGCTCAAAGAATCATTATCAAAAGCTTTACATGAGAATGCGGAAGAACTTGTGGAACGCATTTACGTTTGGACAAGAGAAATGTAA
- a CDS encoding peptide chain release factor 3, with amino-acid sequence MVKNFTDEVLSRRTFAIISHPDAGKTTLTEKLLLFGGAIRDAGTVKAKKTGKFATSDWMEIEKQRGISVTSSVMQFDYQGFRVNILDTPGHQDFSEDTYRTLTAVDSAVMIIDSAKGIEEQTIKLFKVCRMRGIPIFTFMNKLDRQGKAPLELLAELEEVLGIESYPMNWPIGMGKEFLGIYDRFYNRIEQFRVEDGERFVELNEDGEIDGEHPLKESPLYEQTLEEVLLLNEAGNSFSAERVAEGTLTPVFFGSALTNFGVQTFLETYLKFAPAPQARNSTAGKIDPLSEQFSGFIFKIQANMNPAHRDRIAFLRVCSGKFERGMTVNLARTGKQIKLSQSTRFMADDRSTVDEAVSGDIIGLYDPGTYQIGDTLTSGKEVFHYDSLPQFTSELFVRVTAKNVMKQKHFHKGIQQLVQEGAIQLFKTVKTDEYLLGAVGQLQFEVFEHRMKAEYNVDVVMEGLGSKIARWIENEEVDEKLSSSRSLLVHDRFERYVFLFENDFALRWFQDKNPHIKLYNPMDSSNS; translated from the coding sequence ATGGTGAAAAATTTTACAGACGAAGTGCTGTCAAGAAGAACATTTGCAATCATTTCGCATCCCGATGCAGGGAAAACAACATTAACAGAAAAGCTGCTCCTGTTCGGTGGAGCTATTCGGGATGCAGGTACCGTAAAAGCGAAAAAGACTGGGAAATTTGCAACAAGCGACTGGATGGAAATCGAAAAACAACGTGGGATTTCTGTTACTTCAAGTGTGATGCAATTTGATTACCAAGGTTTTCGCGTAAACATTCTCGATACACCCGGGCACCAGGACTTTAGCGAAGACACGTACCGTACGTTAACAGCCGTTGACAGCGCAGTGATGATTATTGATTCAGCAAAAGGAATAGAAGAGCAAACAATAAAGCTTTTTAAAGTTTGCCGAATGAGAGGCATTCCAATTTTTACGTTTATGAACAAGCTTGACCGGCAAGGAAAAGCTCCGCTTGAACTTTTAGCTGAGCTGGAAGAAGTCCTTGGCATTGAGTCGTATCCTATGAACTGGCCTATTGGAATGGGAAAAGAATTTTTAGGGATTTATGACCGTTTTTACAATCGGATCGAGCAATTCCGTGTTGAGGATGGCGAACGGTTTGTTGAATTGAACGAGGATGGCGAGATTGACGGGGAACACCCATTAAAGGAATCTCCTTTATATGAACAAACGCTTGAGGAAGTTTTGCTGTTAAATGAGGCAGGAAACAGCTTCTCCGCTGAACGTGTGGCAGAAGGGACACTTACTCCTGTGTTTTTTGGAAGTGCGCTAACGAATTTTGGAGTGCAAACCTTTTTGGAAACGTATCTAAAATTTGCCCCTGCACCACAGGCACGAAATTCAACTGCCGGGAAAATCGACCCTCTTTCTGAACAATTTTCAGGGTTTATTTTTAAAATCCAAGCAAACATGAATCCTGCGCACCGTGACCGGATTGCATTTCTTAGAGTATGCTCAGGAAAATTTGAGCGGGGGATGACGGTAAACTTGGCCAGAACAGGGAAGCAAATCAAGCTTTCTCAATCGACACGGTTTATGGCCGATGACCGGAGTACAGTGGATGAAGCGGTAAGCGGGGATATTATTGGGTTATATGATCCCGGAACATATCAAATTGGTGATACATTGACATCAGGAAAAGAAGTTTTTCATTACGATAGTCTCCCACAATTTACTTCTGAATTGTTTGTTAGAGTAACGGCGAAAAACGTTATGAAGCAAAAACATTTCCATAAAGGGATTCAGCAGCTCGTTCAAGAAGGAGCCATCCAGCTGTTTAAAACGGTGAAGACGGATGAATATTTGCTTGGAGCCGTTGGACAGCTGCAGTTTGAAGTTTTTGAACATAGAATGAAAGCAGAATACAACGTTGATGTTGTAATGGAAGGGCTAGGTTCAAAAATTGCCCGCTGGATCGAAAATGAAGAAGTGGATGAAAAACTTTCCAGCTCTCGCAGCCTGCTCGTCCATGATCGTTTTGAAAGATATGTTTTCTTATTTGAAAATGACTTTGCACTTCGCTGGTTCCAGGATAAGAATCCTCATATTAAACTTTATAATCCGATGGACAGTTCAAATTCATAA
- a CDS encoding aldehyde dehydrogenase family protein yields the protein MHSVNRKLTAISPATGKVIAEIEETPLSQVSEIYEQARAVFPIWSDLSISERITYLKKLKEVMLKELENISAVISEGTGKVKTEALTADLMPTLDAIDHISRHAESVLKRKRVKTPLLLFGKKSYIEYFPRGVVLVISPWNYPFQLAMVPVISALASGNTVILKPSEVTPLVGKCIEDLFLKAGFPEGVVQVAHGGKELGAALTKEKPDYIFFTGSVRTGKIIQEQAAKDLIPTTLELGGKDPMIIFADANLERAAKGAVWAAFTNSGQVCMSAERVYVERPVFRKFVELVKKEVEALRHGTEEDDDIGSMTFPAQREIVREQLEEALAAGAIIETGKPPSEWDDGMFLPLTVVSNVHQSMKIIQEETFGPLLPIIPFDSEDEAVKLANDTKYGLNGSVWSRDLAKARRVASKLISGSVVINDVIINFVNHYLPFGGAKQSGIGRYHGEEGLKIFCHEKAVVENSGNRLSEVHWYPYKGKYPLYLNFFKSYFSEKRDWIGIMKSYLKLMKKSRD from the coding sequence ATGCATTCAGTAAATCGAAAATTAACTGCAATTTCTCCGGCAACAGGGAAAGTGATTGCTGAAATTGAAGAAACACCGTTGAGCCAAGTATCAGAGATTTATGAACAGGCAAGAGCGGTATTTCCAATTTGGAGTGATCTATCCATATCGGAACGGATCACTTATTTAAAAAAATTAAAAGAAGTCATGCTAAAGGAACTGGAAAATATATCGGCGGTTATATCCGAAGGTACCGGGAAAGTGAAAACAGAAGCTTTAACAGCTGATTTAATGCCTACGCTTGATGCAATTGACCATATTTCAAGGCATGCGGAATCAGTTTTGAAGCGAAAACGGGTCAAGACGCCTTTATTGTTGTTTGGAAAAAAATCTTATATTGAATATTTTCCAAGAGGAGTCGTTCTTGTTATTTCGCCATGGAATTACCCGTTCCAGCTAGCAATGGTTCCTGTAATCAGTGCACTTGCTTCGGGAAATACAGTGATTTTAAAGCCTTCCGAAGTTACACCTCTTGTTGGAAAATGCATTGAAGATTTATTTTTAAAAGCTGGTTTTCCAGAAGGAGTTGTCCAAGTTGCGCATGGAGGCAAGGAATTGGGGGCTGCGCTCACGAAGGAAAAGCCGGATTATATATTTTTTACAGGGTCGGTAAGAACAGGGAAAATCATTCAAGAACAAGCAGCCAAAGATCTTATTCCTACGACATTGGAACTCGGCGGGAAAGACCCAATGATCATATTTGCCGATGCCAATCTTGAAAGAGCTGCAAAAGGTGCTGTCTGGGCAGCGTTTACAAATAGCGGTCAAGTGTGTATGAGCGCAGAAAGGGTTTATGTCGAGAGACCGGTTTTTCGGAAATTCGTTGAATTAGTGAAGAAAGAAGTTGAAGCTTTGCGCCACGGGACCGAGGAAGATGATGATATTGGTTCAATGACATTTCCTGCACAAAGAGAAATTGTTAGAGAGCAATTGGAGGAAGCATTGGCAGCTGGAGCTATTATTGAAACAGGCAAACCGCCTTCAGAATGGGATGACGGAATGTTTCTTCCTTTAACGGTTGTAAGCAATGTACATCAAAGTATGAAAATCATTCAGGAAGAAACTTTTGGCCCGCTGCTCCCCATTATCCCGTTTGACAGCGAGGATGAAGCTGTTAAGCTTGCAAATGACACGAAATATGGTCTTAACGGCAGTGTCTGGAGCCGTGACCTTGCTAAAGCAAGGAGAGTCGCATCAAAACTAATATCAGGTTCAGTCGTTATTAATGATGTCATCATTAATTTTGTTAACCACTATCTTCCGTTTGGAGGAGCGAAACAAAGTGGTATTGGCCGTTATCACGGAGAAGAGGGACTGAAAATATTTTGCCATGAAAAAGCAGTTGTCGAAAATTCGGGTAATCGTTTATCAGAAGTGCATTGGTATCCTTATAAAGGGAAGTATCCTCTTTATTTGAATTTTTTCAAAAGCTATTTTTCTGAAAAGAGAGATTGGATTGGAATAATGAAAAGTTATTTGAAGTTAATGAAAAAATCTCGGGATTGA
- the sigI gene encoding RNA polymerase sigma factor SigI, with the protein MLSLLFMAKKRKRTLEETVALIQQGNTNLQNELINSYKPFIAKTVSAVCKRYIHESDDEFSIGLIAFNEAIQKYSPEKGNSLLSFAEVLVKRRVIDYIRKQTKNQNLSLYIGSDSEEEDTPRTSIEDDLSIEDFKKKNEEELRKEEIFQFQQVLKDFGLTFQDLVEHSPKHADARKNAMFIAKTLVEDEELKELLLEKKRLPIKNLEKKVQVSRKTIERNRKYIIAISIILLGDYIYLKDYIKGVLET; encoded by the coding sequence ATGCTAAGCTTATTATTCATGGCGAAAAAACGAAAGAGAACATTGGAAGAAACGGTTGCGTTAATTCAACAGGGCAATACAAACCTGCAAAATGAGTTAATTAATTCATATAAGCCGTTTATTGCCAAAACGGTTTCAGCTGTTTGCAAGAGATATATTCATGAATCTGATGATGAATTTAGCATTGGTCTTATTGCCTTTAATGAAGCGATTCAAAAATATTCTCCGGAAAAAGGGAATTCTTTGTTAAGCTTTGCCGAAGTTCTTGTAAAAAGAAGAGTGATTGATTATATCCGAAAACAAACGAAAAACCAGAATCTCAGCCTTTATATTGGTTCTGACTCGGAAGAGGAAGACACCCCGAGAACATCTATTGAGGATGACCTATCAATCGAAGACTTTAAAAAGAAAAACGAAGAAGAACTTCGCAAAGAAGAAATTTTTCAATTTCAACAAGTTTTAAAAGATTTCGGCTTAACGTTTCAGGATTTAGTAGAACATTCGCCTAAACATGCAGATGCCAGAAAAAATGCTATGTTCATAGCAAAAACTCTTGTAGAAGATGAAGAACTAAAGGAATTGCTTTTAGAAAAGAAAAGGCTGCCGATTAAGAATTTAGAGAAAAAAGTTCAGGTCAGCAGAAAAACAATCGAACGCAACCGAAAATATATTATCGCTATTTCAATTATTTTATTAGGGGATTATATATATTTAAAGGATTATATTAAAGGGGTGTTAGAAACGTGA
- a CDS encoding anti-sigma factor domain-containing protein, producing the protein MEIHDGFLTLLTPDGEFLRARKLHNHYQIGQEIDFFPVAAIDRKKPHWMNLFAFIKGKTIAAASIAILLSVILFLAFNQNEKVYAYMSIDINPSLELGVNENLKVVELTPYNKEGRAIIEEIHGWKKKDFSVVTEKILAKIKEKGYINEKKDLVISTVYTGKREKSSDKEILKELNKIESDFKKQDLKVTIVEGTAEEREKAIKQGITTGTYKKQQEIIFEASSIKKKENANDSKKQLVGKHNNSVNVKKTSPQDSLNKEVKQERNMKEKNQVLQHEEKLHPKQHKIQENKHEEQPEKRDKNNKKRNPGIRLNENTEKQSLCEKNKKKNNYIGHEKHYFGKEKQNSLKVKIKTDEKKNKTYDEKHKDRHVKSNGEKKNNIDEKNQRKKGDYHKEKSGDM; encoded by the coding sequence ATGGAAATACACGACGGTTTTTTAACGTTGTTAACCCCTGATGGCGAGTTTTTGCGAGCAAGGAAGCTGCATAATCATTATCAAATTGGGCAGGAAATTGATTTTTTTCCTGTTGCGGCAATAGATAGAAAGAAGCCGCATTGGATGAACTTATTTGCTTTTATTAAAGGAAAAACGATTGCAGCGGCCTCTATAGCTATTCTCTTATCAGTGATTTTGTTTCTTGCCTTTAATCAAAATGAAAAGGTTTATGCGTATATGTCGATTGACATAAATCCGAGCTTGGAACTTGGGGTCAATGAAAATCTTAAAGTAGTTGAACTTACACCATATAATAAAGAAGGCAGAGCAATTATTGAGGAAATTCATGGTTGGAAAAAAAAGGATTTTTCCGTTGTTACAGAAAAGATTTTAGCTAAAATTAAAGAAAAAGGATACATTAACGAGAAAAAAGATTTGGTCATTTCAACTGTTTATACAGGTAAAAGAGAGAAATCTTCTGACAAAGAAATTTTGAAAGAATTGAATAAAATCGAATCAGACTTTAAGAAACAGGATCTAAAAGTGACAATCGTTGAAGGGACTGCTGAAGAGAGAGAAAAAGCAATCAAACAAGGTATCACTACAGGTACATATAAAAAACAGCAAGAAATAATATTTGAAGCATCTTCAATTAAGAAAAAAGAAAATGCAAATGACAGCAAGAAACAGTTAGTAGGAAAACACAACAACTCTGTCAATGTAAAGAAGACTTCGCCGCAAGACTCTCTTAATAAAGAAGTTAAACAGGAAAGAAATATGAAAGAAAAAAATCAAGTGTTGCAACACGAGGAGAAATTACATCCAAAACAGCATAAAATACAAGAAAACAAACATGAAGAACAACCTGAAAAACGGGATAAAAATAATAAGAAGCGAAATCCCGGAATAAGGTTAAATGAAAATACAGAGAAACAGAGTCTTTGCGAAAAGAATAAAAAAAAGAATAATTATATAGGTCATGAGAAACATTATTTTGGTAAAGAGAAACAAAATTCACTTAAAGTGAAAATTAAAACTGATGAAAAGAAAAATAAAACTTACGATGAAAAACATAAAGATCGTCATGTAAAAAGTAATGGTGAAAAGAAAAATAACATTGACGAAAAGAATCAAAGAAAAAAAGGGGATTATCATAAAGAAAAGTCCGGTGATATGTAA
- a CDS encoding alpha/beta-type small acid-soluble spore protein: MARSSNKLLVPGIEQYLDQVKYEIAQEFGVNLGSDTVSRSNGSVGGEITKRLVQQAQAQLSRQNNP, encoded by the coding sequence ATGGCTAGAAGCAGTAATAAGTTGCTTGTTCCTGGAATTGAACAATACTTAGATCAGGTAAAATATGAAATCGCTCAAGAGTTCGGAGTCAACTTAGGTTCTGATACGGTATCCCGTTCTAACGGTTCCGTCGGAGGAGAAATTACAAAACGGCTTGTACAACAAGCTCAAGCCCAATTATCAAGACAAAACAACCCATAA
- a CDS encoding DUF3905 domain-containing protein encodes MKSNKKMKKYDIDGSLPHQIHAPSFKGTGIEIEPPFENSFGVIIGDSKYTSPNSPLENWSDKTDPAIMSGDEWVHPTNDIGWNTSENKELLESKKQPQGYPFMHPTKDVNHGND; translated from the coding sequence ATGAAATCAAATAAGAAAATGAAAAAGTATGATATCGACGGATCGTTGCCGCATCAAATTCATGCACCAAGCTTTAAAGGAACCGGAATAGAGATTGAGCCTCCATTCGAGAATTCGTTTGGAGTCATCATTGGAGACAGCAAGTACACATCCCCTAATTCTCCTCTTGAAAACTGGAGCGACAAGACCGACCCTGCAATTATGTCAGGGGACGAATGGGTTCACCCGACAAATGATATTGGCTGGAACACTTCCGAAAACAAAGAACTGCTTGAAAGTAAAAAACAACCACAAGGATATCCTTTTATGCATCCGACAAAAGACGTAAACCATGGTAATGACTAA